One Saccharomyces kudriavzevii IFO 1802 strain IFO1802 genome assembly, chromosome: 7 DNA segment encodes these proteins:
- the FMP48 gene encoding protein kinase FMP48 (similar to Saccharomyces cerevisiae FMP48 (YGR052W); ancestral locus Anc_4.192) produces the protein MYTKLRPIQSGTFSTVYKAWSTHHNRYVALKITPKYKTSEANMKNEYDVMKKLSSYKSHPNICSMLDFYTDDSYYVMVLEYCECGDLYDFLDIAKSQGTPSSPSLIQIDMQRIIKQLCSAISFAHSLGIAHRDIKPENVLLTINGDVKLADWGHAIQSSKSNDFQIGTDNYRAPETFSSPVDNSCYKKRLDKSSAPLYNTYKTDYWSLGATIFYLTFGDCLFRVSKSKMTQHLKNFDEFEKNPFAFIYQKYVQPRLACGYNDEGNLQESLQQTRQFVWQDLPDVYDVFHLCKIMVDTLLRVSNADERSMENFMNQVDSAWNKDSSMDSSFSYQSKIDLFWEQWSVNTESAPVNFQFKNFEKPCLVQDSK, from the coding sequence atGTATACAAAACTTAGACCTATACAATCAGGAACATTTAGCACTGTTTACAAGGCATGGAGTACGCATCATAATCGCTATGTTGCTTTGAAGATCACTCCAAAATACAAAACCTCTGAAGCCAATATGAAGAACGAATATGACgtaatgaaaaaactgaGCTCTTATAAGTCTCACCCCAACATCTGTTCAATGCTAGATTTTTACACTGACGATTCATACTACGTCATGGTATTAGAGTACTGCGAGTGCGGAGATCTTTATGACTTTCTTGATATTGCCAAGAGTCAAGGTACCCCATCATCTCCATCTTTGATCCAAATTGATATGCAGAGGATTATTAAGCAATTGTGCTCAGCCATCAGCTTTGCGCACAGCCTAGGGATCGCTCATCGTGATATTAAGCCAGAAAACGTTCTTCTTACCATCAACGGTGACGTGAAGTTGGCTGACTGGGGCCACGCTATTCAATCTTCCAAGTCCAATGACTTTCAAATTGGTACTGATAACTACAGAGCGCcagaaactttttcaagCCCAGTTGATAACTCTTGCTACAAGAAGAGGCTGGACAAGTCATCCGCACCATTGTACAACACTTATAAGACTGACTACTGGTCTTTGGGCGCCACCATATTTTACCTGACGTTCGGTGATTGTCTTTTCAGAGTTTCCAAATCGAAGATGACTCAACATCTAAAAAACTTTGACGAGttcgaaaaaaatccattCGCGTTCATCTACCAGAAGTATGTACAGCCAAGGCTCGCCTGCGGCTATAATGATGAAGGAAACCTGCAGGAGAGTTTACAACAAACAAGACAATTCGTTTGGCAAGATCTGCCCGATGTTTATGATGTTTTCCACTTATGCAAGATCATGGTGGATACGTTATTAAGAGTATCCAATGCTGACGAGAGATCAATGGAGAATTTCATGAATCAAGTTGATTCCGCTTGGAATAAAGACTCCTCAATGGACAGTTCTTTCTCTTACCAAAGCAAAATTGATCTCTTTTGGGAACAGTGGTCAGTTAACACGGAGTCAGCACCGGTAAACTTTCAgtttaaaaattttgagaaaccTTGCCTAGTTCAAGATAGTAAgtaa
- the MCO32 gene encoding Mco32p (similar to Saccharomyces cerevisiae YGR053C; ancestral locus Anc_4.193), translating to MFLKSVSRSNAIAIKGTFSRWYSNSQKVANLGKMTDYLVGKGVPNLLQEMIKESVLADNIILRLFPTSHPYIPVLHGKSKYKASLNAIRMIVRKFILGEECRLHISSVKTLSSISRGGEAKDIPQNYNTITSNDKLVVKWQSCVPNDHCKISKLEINDKLKEKNQSNGGNNAFSMRSVPVIDYILHPTVNNLNQSVISEYIENAVEKRAQRKSNKGGDTEVGKNEKSDGASEKSKKKKLSRLIRGTFLFEFNEENSEILVHTIEDVELIHYEKKMATGGAFAC from the coding sequence ATGTTTCTAAAGAGTGTTTCCAGATCTAATGCAATAGCCATCAAGGGAACCTTTTCTCGATGGTACTCTAACTCCCAAAAAGTAGCCAATTTGGGGAAAATGACAGATTATTTAGTCGGTAAAGGTGTCCCTAACTTACTTCAAGAAATGATTAAAGAATCCGTGCTTGCGGATAATATAATTTTAAGATTGTTCCCTACTTCGCATCCTTATATACCTGTGTTGCATGGGAAATCCAAATATAAAGCTTCGTTGAATGCCATAAGAATGATAGTACGAAAGTTTATACTGGGTGAAGAATGTCGCTTGCACATAAGTTCAGTAAAGACTTTATCTTCGATATCACGTGGCGGAGAAGCCAAGGACATTCCTCAGAACTACAATACTATAACTTCCAATGACAAGCTGGTAGTCAAGTGGCAAAGTTGTGTACCAAATGATCACTGCAAGATTTCTAAATTAGAGATTAACGACAAattgaaggagaaaaatcAGAGTAATGGAGGAAATAACGCCTTTTCAATGAGATCCGTGCCGGTAATAGACTACATTTTACATCCTACGGTCAATAACCTGAATCAAAGTGTTATTTCCGAATACATCGAGAATGCAGTTGAAAAGCGGGCTCAAAGAAAGTCTAACAAAGGTGGAGATACCGAAGTAGGTAAGAATGAGAAAAGTGATGGTGCCAGtgaaaagagtaaaaagaaaaaactatcACGACTGATTAGAGGCACTTTCCTATTCgaattcaatgaagaaaactctGAAATTCTAGTTCATACCATTGAAGACGTCGAACTGATTCATTatgagaagaaaatggccACTGGCGGCGCTTTTGCATGTTAG
- the SKDI07G3060 gene encoding translation initiation factor 2A (similar to Saccharomyces cerevisiae YGR054W; ancestral locus Anc_4.194), with translation MSSQFFLKTSQDIELFQSYPTFEQSNTNSKDFPVISSVLSPCGRFLALSTKENVKVFTGPCLNTVLLTMRLTDVYDLHFSPAGNYLSTWERTSVQDPNHKNVKVWCLNKPFKRDCPSEEIVPAYEYQAKSQSGWFLQFSKLDNYALRLFKHDLKIVKLSSENADNFDFQSPFAVLSDSETSQHFTTYLISPAEHPTICTFTPEKGGKPAQLAIWALTEGKITKKIASKTFFKADSCQLNWNPLGNAILCLAITDFDSSNKSYYGENTLYLLSFQGVNGTLGGNSVRVSLTTGPVHDFTWSPTSRQFGVIAGYMPATISFFDLRGNVVHSLAQQAKNTMLFSPSGHYILIAGFGNLQGSVEILDRLDKFKCVSKFDATNTSVCKWSPGGEFIMTATTSPRLRVDNGVKIWHVSGSLVFVKEFRELLKVDWRSPCNYKTLENKDEALIEDHIINNWEPLSESSTASLDPKISNKSELQIHSSVQEYISQHPSREAISNGNGLKAKAGGAYKPPHARRTGGVRIVPGVPPGAMKKTIPGLVPGMAANKDSNSKNRRRRANKKVGETSPDSTPAASPPVATSAPTPNKETSPEEKKMRSLLKKLRAIEALKERQAVGDKLEDTQVLKIQTEENVLKDLEKLGWKDE, from the coding sequence atgtCGTCCCAATTTTTCCTGAAAACATCTCAAGACATCGAGCTTTTCCAAAGCTATCCTACCTTTGAGCAATCCAACACAAATTCTAAGGATTTCCCTGTCATTTCCTCGGTTTTATCGCCATGCGGTAGATTTTTGGCTTTATCTACGAAGGAGAACGTCAAAGTCTTCACGGGCCCGTGTTTGAACACAGTTTTGTTGACGATGAGATTAACCGATGTGTATGATCTGCATTTCTCACCCGCAGGTAACTATCTGAGTACTTGGGAAAGAACATCTGTACAGGACCCAAATCATAAGAATGTCAAAGTTTGGTGTCTGAATAAGCCATTCAAGAGAGACTGTCCTTCGGAAGAAATAGTGCCTGCCTACGAGTATCAAGCCAAATCCCAGAGTGGCTGGTTTTTACAATTCTCGAAATTGGACAACTATGCATTGAGGCTTTTTAAACACGACTTAAAAATTGTTAAATTGAGCTCGGAGAATGCCGACAATTTCGACTTCCAGTCTCCGTTCGCTGTATTATCTGACAGTGAAACATCTCAACATTTTACCACTTACTTAATCTCTCCGGCAGAACATCCAACAATCTGTACTTTCACCCCAGAAAAGGGTGGTAAACCAGCTCAATTAGCCATCTGGGCCCTCACTGAAGGTAAGATTACCAAGAAAATTGCTTCCAAgacctttttcaaagcgGATTCCTGTCAGTTGAACTGGAATCCATTGGGTAACGCTATCTTGTGTCTAGCCATTACTGATTTTGATTCATCGAATAAATCTTATTATGGTGAAAACACGCTATATCTCCTATCTTTCCAAGGTGTCAATGGAACTTTGGGTGGTAACTCTGTACGCGTTTCTTTAACCACTGGTCCTGTCCATGACTTCACATGGTCACCAACTTCAAGGCAATTTGGTGTCATTGCTGGCTACATGCCAGCTAccatttccttttttgatttaaGAGGTAACGTCGTTCATTCTTTGGCACAGCAAGCTAAAAACACCATGCTTTTCTCTCCTTCCGGCCATTACATTCTTATTGCCGGATTTGGTAATCTGCAAGGTTCCGTGGAAATTCTGGATCGTCTCGACAAGTTCAAATGTGTGAGTAAGTTTGATGCTACCAACACTTCTGTGTGCAAATGGTCGCCAGGCGGAGAATTCATCATGACAGCCACCACATCTCCAAGATTAAGAGTGGATAACGGTGTCAAGATATGGCATGTATCGGGCTCTTTAGTTTTTGTTAAGGAATTCAGGGAGCTATTGAAAGTGGACTGGAGATCACCATGTAATTATaaaactttggaaaacaaagatgAGGCATTGATCGAAGACCATATCATTAACAATTGGGAGCCACTATCTGAATCATCGACAGCTTCGCTAGATCCTAAAATATCCAATAAATCGGAATTGCAAATTCATTCTAGTGTCCAAGAATACATAAGCCAACACCCAAGCAGGGAAGCCATTTCTAATGGGAATGGATTAAAGGCCAAGGCCGGTGGCGCTTATAAACCACCTCACGCAAGAAGAACAGGAGGTGTGCGTATTGTTCCAGGGGTTCCTCCGGGCGCCATGAAGAAGACCATCCCAGGGCTAGTCCCAGGTATGGCCGCCAACAAGGATTCCAACTCCAAgaacagaagaagaagagctAATAAGAAGGTGGGTGAAACATCACCTGATTCCACACCAGCAGCATCTCCTCCTGTCGCCACAAGCGCCCCAACTCCCAATAAGGAAACTTCCCcggaagagaaaaaaatgagatccttattaaagaaattaagGGCCATTGAAGCCCTAAAGGAGAGACAAGCCGTTGGTGACAAATTAGAAGATACGCAAGTTCTAAAAATTcaaactgaagaaaatgttttgaaagatttggaGAAATTGGGTTGGAAGGATGAATAA
- the MUP1 gene encoding Mup1p (similar to Saccharomyces cerevisiae MUP1 (YGR055W); ancestral locus Anc_4.195): MTEGKTFFSQLNVFNKDNYQFPSSTAKKNVSSSAIDVDNDASDFEAGQQFATELDQGEKQLGILSCIGLICNRMLGTGVFAVSSTIYTLCGSVGLALIMWAVGAIIAISGLYVYMEFGTAIPKNGGEKNYLEAIFRKPKFFITCMYAAYIFFLGWAAGNSINTAIMFLTAADTEVTKWNQRGIGVAVVFFAFLINSLNVKIGLYLQNILGIFKIGIVLFISVTGWVALGGGLKDGYQSHNFRNAFEGTETATAYGIVNALYSVIWSFVGYSNVNYALGEVRNPVRTLKIAGPTSMVFLAIVYIFVNIAYFAVVPKDKLISSKLILAADFFDIVFGGTAKRAAAALVGLSALGNVLSVIFSQGRIIQQLGREGVLPFSNFFASSKPFNSPMVGLFQHFIVCTVTILAPPPGDAYLLVQNLISYPMNIINFAISAGLLWIYWQRRQGKIEWNPPIKAGVFVTGFFTLSNLYLIIAPYVPPSNGESVYSSMPYWIHCVIAWGIFSFGGVYYVVWAQLLPKWGHYKLVTKDVLGEDGFWRVKIAKVYDSSNSDVDTQDDYVLETNIIEHYKSEQEKSL; the protein is encoded by the coding sequence ATGACAGAAGGAAAAACATTCTTTTCTCAATTGAATGTCTTCAATAAGGATAACTACCAATTTCCCTCCTCCACGGCAAAGAAGAACGTAAGCAGCTCGGCGATAGACGTTGACAACGACGCATCCGATTTCGAGGCAGGCCAGCAGTTCGCTACAGAGTTGGACCAAGGTGAAAAACAGTTGGGTATTTTGTCATGCATTGGGCTTATCTGTAATAGAATGCTTGGTACGGGTGTTTTCGCGGTGTCCTCTACCATTTACACATTATGTGGCTCCGTAGGGCTTGCCTTAATTATGTGGGCTGTTGGTGCCATCATTGCTATCTCTGGGCTATATGTCTACATGGAATTCGGTACAGCCATACCGAAAAAtggtggtgaaaaaaactatttGGAAGCTATCTTCAGAAAAccaaagtttttcattacttgTATGTATGCTGcctacattttttttctaggTTGGGCTGCTGGTAACTCCATCAATACGGCTATCATGTTTTTAACTGCGGCTGATACTGAAGTTACTAAATGGAACCAAAGAGGTATTGGTGTGGCTGTCGTTTTCTTtgcatttttgataaattctcTGAATGTCAAGATCGGTCTGTATCTACAAAACATTCTTGGTATATTCAAAATCGGTATTGTCCTTTTCATCTCCGTTACCGGTTGGGTTGCGCTTGGGGGCGGCCTCAAAGACGGTTACCAATCTCACAACTTCCGTAACGCATTCGAAGGTACCGAAACCGCTACTGCTTATGGTATTGTCAACGCCCTGTACAGTGTTATTTGGTCATTCGTTGGCTACTCGAATGTGAATTACGCACTTGGAGAAGTCAGGAACCCCGTGAGAACTTTGAAGATAGCTGGTCCTACATCGATGGTATTTTTGGCAATTGTCTACATTTTTGTTAATATAGCTTATTTTGCTGTGGTGCCAAAGGACAAACtgatttcttccaaattgaTCCTAGCTGCTGACTTCTTTGATATCGTTTTTGGCGGCACAGCGAAAAGGGCTGCAGCTGCATTAGTCGGATTGAGTGCCTTAGGTAATGTTCTTTCTGTTATATTTTCTCAAGGTAGAATTATTCAACAGTTGGGACGAGAAGGTGTCTTGCCAttctccaatttttttgcctcCTCCAAACCATTCAACTCTCCCATGGTTGGTTTATTTCAACATTTTATTGTCTGTACGGTCACCATTTTAGCTCCGCCTCCAGGCGATGCTTATTTGCTAGTCCAAAACTTGATTTCCTACCCAATGAATATCATTAATTTTGCCATCAGTGCTGGTTTACTTTGGATATACTGGCAGCGTAGACAAGGTAAGATTGAATGGAACCCACCAATTAAGGCCGGTGTTTTCGTGACCGGGTTTTTCACATTGTCCAATCTATATCTGATCATTGCACCTTATGTTCCGCCTTCAAACGGTGAATCCGTATACTCAAGTATGCCATACTGGATCCATTGTGTGATAGCTTGGGGAATTTTCTCCTTTGGTGGTGTCTACTACGTCGTGTGGGCCCAATTATTACCAAAATGGGGCCACTACAAGTTGGTCACCAAGGATGTGCTTGGTGAAGATGGGTTTTGGAGAGTTAAAATCGCTAAAGTATATGATTCTAGTAACAGTGATGTCGATACGCAGGACGATTACGTTCTTGAAACGAATATAATCGAACATTACAAAagtgaacaagaaaaatcacTATAG
- the RSC1 gene encoding RSC subunit protein RSC1 (similar to Saccharomyces cerevisiae RSC1 (YGR056W) and RSC2 (YLR357W); ancestral locus Anc_4.196), with the protein MVEQDNESLQKLLKTQYDAVFHLKDENGIEIYPIFNVLPPKKEYPDYYIIIRNPVSLNTLKKRLPHYTSPQDFINDIAQIPWNAMTYNAKDSIIYKYATILESFIQGKIIPNIKRFYPDVNYPSLGQIPEVLGEITRQSDSNSANIHVNDKRPALNSEIKAAFAKLDNSIIEKKQVSQNYAGQKNSLALPTHSASITPQPHASPTPIVNYTNANTAHPKTHVRRGRPPVIDLPYVLRIKNILKMMRREVDQNNKTLTLYFEKLPDKNDEPTYYSVITDPICLTDIRKKVKSRKYKNFNNFEDDFQLMLTNFKLYYSQDQSNIVRAQLMEKNFNRLVRIELSKPDEDYLPEGELRYPLDDIEINNEKYQIGDWVLLSNPNDINKPIVGQIFRLWSTTDGNKWLNACWYFRPEQTVHRVDRLFYKNEVMKTGQYRDHPIQDIKGKCYVIHFTRFQRGDPSTKVNGPQFVCEFRYNESDKVFNKIRTWKACLPEELRDQEESTVPVNGRKFFKYPSPIADLLSPNATLNDKIPEPTEGAPTAPPLVGAVYLGPKLERDDLGEYSTSDDCPRYIIRPNDPPEEGKIDYETGTIITDSLTASGMPKVNSSSTIRLPTLKQTKAISNSNFNSSSSIPLLNQNFDQPSNFLKLENINNGSHSLLSHPSISKFQSPSLIEQVNRSKYYTGKKHTHTSSTAPMKPASKSFTLASMINSLTAHTSKYNFNHIVIEAPGAFVIPIPMQKNINSIQVTEHSNRAITKNAQNIGTAVIDDMNATNEQIIWFKGPGVKITERVIDSGNDLVRVPLNRWFCKNKKRKLDYEEIEEDIIEQPNDISDDVIASIFNPPSNLSLDMDLNLSPSSNNSTNFMDFSTMAGGENDGKESETAEESEDENEETDDEPEIEDIPTTSVFGLNSSAEYLAFRLRELNK; encoded by the coding sequence ATGGTGGAGCAAGATAATGAGTCTTTACAGAAATTGCTCAAAACACAATACGATGCGGTCTTTCACTTAAAGGACGAAAATGGTATAGAGATATATCCAATATTCAATGTACTGCCAcctaaaaaagaatatccCGACTACTACATTATTATAAGGAATCCAGTTTCATTAAACACTTTAAAAAAACGATTACCTCATTACACGTCGCCACAAGATTTCATTAACGATATTGCTCAAATTCCATGGAATGCAATGACATACAATGCCAAGGACTCCATTATTTATAAATATGCTACAATACTTGAGTCATTCATACAGGGTAAAATCATACCGAATATAAAGAGGTTCTATCCAGACGTAAATTATCCTTCTTTGGGTCAAATTCCGGAAGTATTAGGAGAGATAACACGACAATCCGATTCGAATTCCGCCAACATACATGTGAACGACAAAAGACCTGCATTAAATTCAGAGATAAAAGCAGCTTTCGCAAAACTTGATAATTCGATTAtcgaaaagaaacaagttAGCCAAAATTACGCGggacaaaaaaattcgttAGCACTTCCAACACACTCTGCCTCTATTACGCCGCAGCCGCATGCTTCCCCCACTCCAATTGTTAACTATACAAACGCCAATACCGCACATCCCAAAACGCATGTCAGGCGTGGTAGGCCACCAGTCATCGATCTACCCTATGTATTGAGAATCAAgaacattttgaaaatgatgagaAGAGAGGTCGACCAAAATAATAAGACCCTTACCTTATATTTCGAGAAATTACCtgataaaaatgatgaaccaACGTACTATTCAGTTATAACAGATCCCATCTGCTTAACAGAtattagaaaaaaagttaaatctagaaaatacaaaaatttcaataattttgagGACGATTTTCAGTTAATGTTAACAAATTTCAAGCTGTATTATTCGCAAGACCAAAGTAATATCGTACGAGCTCAgttaatggaaaaaaacttcaataGACTAGTGCGAATCGAATTATCCAAACCTGACGAAGACTACCTGCCTGAAGGCGAATTGAGGTATCCTTTGGACGATATTGAAatcaataatgaaaagTATCAGATAGGTGATTGGGTTCTATTGTCCAATCCAaatgatatcaataaaCCTATTGTTGGACAAATTTTCAGGTTATGGTCAACCACAGATGGAAATAAATGGTTGAATGCCTGTTGGTATTTTAGGCCAGAACAAACTGTTCATCGAGTTGATAGATTATTTTACAAGAATGAGGTTATGAAAACTGGTCAATATAGAGATCATCCTATTCAGGACATAAAGGGAAAGTGCTATGTTATCCATTTTACGAGATTTCAGCGCGGAGATCCTAGCACGAAAGTCAATGGTCCTCAATTTGTTTGCGAGTTTCGTTATAATGAAAGTGATAAAGTTTTTAATAAAATCAGAACTTGGAAAGCTTGTCTACCAGAAGAGCTTCGTGACCAGGAAGAATCCACAGTACCTGTcaatggaagaaaatttttcaaataccCTTCTCCAATAGCCGATTTATTATCACCAAATGCTACTTTGAACGACAAAATCCCAGAACCCACAGAAGGGGCTCCAACAGCCCCGCCTTTAGTGGGCGCTGTATATTTAGGTCCCAAATTAGAGAGAGATGACCTTGGAGAATATTCGACTTCTGATGATTGTCCACGGTACATAATAAGACCAAACGATCCACCAGAAGAGGGCAAAATTGATTATGAGAcaggaacaataatcaCCGATAGTCTGACGGCAAGTGGTATGCCCAAAGTAAACAGTTCTTCCACAATACGCCTACCAACTTTGAAGCAGACAAAAGCAATTTCCAATTCgaatttcaattcttcatcaagtATCCCACTATTAAATCAGAATTTCGATCAAccttccaattttttgaagttggaGAACATAAATAATGGCTCTCATAGTTTATTGTCGCATCCCTCTATTTCTAAATTTCAATCCCCAAGTTTGATAGAACAAGTTAACCGCTCCAAGTACTATACCGGGAAAAAGCACACACACACGTCATCAACAGCTCCCATGAAGCCGGCGTCTAAGAGTTTCACGTTAGCCTCAATGATCAATAGCTTAACTGCTCATACCTCGAAGTATAACTTCAATCACATTGTTATTGAAGCTCCCGGTGCATTTGTAATCCCTATCCCAATgcaaaagaatataaattCCATACAAGTGACAGAACATTCTAATAGagcaataacaaaaaaCGCTCAAAACATCGGCACAGCTGTCATCGATGATATGAATGCAACGAATGAGCAAATAATATGGTTCAAAGGTCCTGGTGTAAAGATCACGGAAAGAGTCATAGATTCCGGAAATGACTTAGTGCGAGTACCTTTGAATAGATGGTTCtgtaaaaataaaaagagaaaattggactatgaagaaattgaagaagatattatAGAACAACCCAATGACATTAGTGATGATGTTATTGCCAGTATTTTCAATCCTCCATCCAATTTAAGTTTAGATATGGATTTGAATTTAAGTCCGTCTTCAAATAATTCTACCAATTTTATGGATTTCAGCACAATGGCAGGTGGTGAGAAtgatggaaaagaaagtgaaaCCGCTGAGGAGAGTGAAGATGAGAATGAAGAGACTGATGACGAGCCCGAAATAGAAGATATTCCAACGACCTCAGTTTTCGGCTTGAATTCATCTGCTGAATACCTTGCATTTAGATTACGAGAACTTAATAAATGA
- the LST7 gene encoding Lst7p (similar to Saccharomyces cerevisiae LST7 (YGR057C); ancestral locus Anc_4.198), with translation MSSIVISLAHFCDKHGPRIISVTQSAEKGTLGEELLVPDYPTDSYCESCLLQFPEESTRSMRCFIEDVPFITTQYSSIRYQLLNSLIKRAFSEETMIYDNMPFIFFDDLRGLNLVIGFKLYDENARGNERRYCFILTVDSRSHDDSMKMLSEHWNFIIGGFDKMITYIKNIHKTEFMGKNQTEENKQETLNNNAFIGSYLRANKSKFGRNLVSLTDDKFLFVRIHKWNSFLLHTVMKEDK, from the coding sequence ATGTCCTCGATAGTGATTTCATTGGCTCATTTCTGTGACAAGCATGGTCCAAGGATCATATCGGTTACACAATCCGCAGAAAAGGGAACATTAGGTGAAGAGTTGCTAGTGCCTGATTATCCGACTGACTCGTATTGCGAGTCCTGTCTTTTACAGTTTCCTGAAGAATCAACAAGATCGATGCGATGTTTTATTGAGGATGTGCCATTTATAACTACCCAATATTCCTCTATACGGTATCAATTGTTGAATTCTCTTATCAAAAGAGCCTTCTCTGAAGAAACAATGATTTATGATAATATGCCgtttatattttttgatgatctGAGAGGACTTAATTTGGTAATAGGCTTCAAATTATATGACGAAAATGCAAGAGGTAACGAAAGAAGATACTGCTTCATTTTGACCGTGGATTCCAGAAGCCACGATGATTCCATGAAAATGTTAAGTGAACATTGGAATTTTATCATCGGTGGGTTCGATAAAATGATTACttatatcaaaaacatcCACAAAACCGAGTTTAtgggaaaaaatcaaacagAGGAAAACAAACAGGAAACTCTGAATAACAATGCTTTTATTGGTTCATATTTACGTGCAAACAAATCTAAATTCGGTCGCAACTTAGTCTCTCTTACTGATgacaaatttctttttgttcgAATACATAAATggaattcatttttattgcaTACAGTgatgaaagaagataaatGA
- the PEF1 gene encoding Pef1p (similar to Saccharomyces cerevisiae PEF1 (YGR058W); ancestral locus Anc_4.203), which yields MCAKKLKYAAGDDFVRYATPKEAMEETRREFEKEKQRQQQMKTAQVQTGNTRIHSAPIPLQNQFVKNRVESEHQSYGSPQSFSPRHTKVPIDPRYNILAQKTAGRPIPPAPNHYSNSPSQRITSSPPPPLMHNQSLPASCKKKVTPASFDNKEDLRDVQVAIQLFHNHDIKGKNRLTAEELQNLLQNDDNSHFCISSVDALINLFGASRFGTVNQAEFIALYKRVKSWRKIYVDNDINGSLTISVSEFHNSLQELGYLIPFEVSEKTFDQYAEFINRSGTVKELKFDKFVEALVWLMRLTKLFRKFDSNQEGTATIQYKDFIDATLYLGRFLPH from the coding sequence ATGTGTGCAAAAAAGCTCAAGTATGCTGCTGGAGATGATTTTGTACGCTATGCTACGCCAAAAGAGGCCATGGAAGAGACGAGACGAGAATTTGAGAAGGAGAAACAACGACAGCAACAAATGAAAACTGCTCAAGTACAAACCGGTAACACTAGGATCCATTCGGCTCCGATTCCTCTACAAAATCAATTTGTCAAGAATAGAGTGGAAAGCGAACATCAGTCTTACGGTTCTCCACAAAGTTTTTCTCCAAGACATACAAAGGTACCTATCGATCCTAGATATAATATTCTAGCGCAGAAAACGGCAGGCAGACCTATTCCTCCCGCACCAAACCATTACAGCAACTCACCCTCTCAACGGATAACCTCATCACCTCCACCTCCCCTAATGCATAACCAATCACTGCCTGCATCatgcaaaaagaaggtCACGCCTGCTTCATTTGATAATAAAGAAGATTTAAGAGACGTACAAGTGGCCATTCAGCTGTTTCATAACCATGATATCAAGGGCAAGAATCGACTGACAGCAGAGGAACTACAAAACTTATTAcaaaatgatgataattCACACTTTTGTATATCATCAGTGGATGCATTAATAAATTTGTTTGGTGCTTCCAGATTTGGCACTGTCAACCAGGCTGAGTTTATCGCTTTGTACAAAAGAGTAAAAAGCTGGAGGAAGATATATGTAGATAATGATATTAACGGATCGCTTACCATTTCTGTGAGTGAATTTCATAATTCACTTCAGGAATTAGGATATCTGATACCTTTTGAGGTAAGTGAAAAGACATTTGACCAATATGCCGAGTTCATTAATAGAAGCGGGACAGTGAAAGAGCTGAAGTTTGATAAATTTGTAGAGGCATTGGTTTGGCTAATGAGACTGACAAAATTATTCAGAAAATTCGACTCCAATCAAGAAGGTACTGCAACCATACAATACAAAGATTTCATCGATGCTACGTTGTATTTAGGTCGCTTTCTACctcattga